Proteins from a single region of Chromobacterium sp. ATCC 53434:
- a CDS encoding ATP-binding protein, whose amino-acid sequence MRYATIAMATVGAILLYLLAVATGNASKLNDYYWWVFGLNGLLLLALLSVVGRQLWRLRQRVRNRVFGAKLTQKLALMFAGVALVPGLLVFTVSAQFLTRSIESWFDVRVEAALDRGLVLGRSALNYVLDDVGRKGRMVLEEVEPLPDGQLPVQLERMREQLGLKEIAVFSRADGRLVAFAASGSRPPPAAPTREALRGVKLRAPQQSIENDGNNGLALRVLLAYRAPDESSRVLQLLQAAPGDISRDAEQIESARSEYRQLLLSRQGLRTFYMLTLALAVLLALTAALAFALFLSERLSAPLSELAAGTRAVAQGDFSKRHPVYRRDELGMLTTLFNRMTQQLDEARQVADKSRSELEGGKLYLESILANLSAGVIAFGRDWQIRAANSSASRILGVDFSQLAERGFPDWGGAIPAVAPLVETVMEHADSDVESDWQTQLNYETSQGERTLLVRGARLPEHSSDGYVLVFDDITELGRAQRDAAWGEVAKRLAHEIRNPLTPIQLSAERLAMKLADKLEGADADMLKRSTDTIIKQVGALKSMVDAFRDYARAPRIKLVKLDLNQVVREVMALYESNPAVKIALEEVPLTVMGDAALLRQVLHNLMQNAQDAVLDVGIPMIQISSRQEEGNALVCVEDNGAGFSPDILRRAFEPYVTSKAKGTGLGLAVVKKIMEEHHGQVIVGNAERRGARILLSLPLLEA is encoded by the coding sequence ATGCGCTACGCCACCATCGCGATGGCGACCGTCGGCGCGATCCTGCTCTACCTGCTGGCGGTGGCGACCGGCAACGCCTCCAAGCTCAACGATTACTACTGGTGGGTGTTCGGCCTGAACGGCCTGCTGCTGCTGGCGCTGCTCAGCGTGGTCGGCCGCCAGCTGTGGCGGCTCCGGCAGCGGGTCAGAAACCGGGTGTTCGGCGCGAAGCTGACGCAGAAGCTGGCGCTGATGTTCGCCGGCGTCGCGCTGGTGCCGGGCCTGTTGGTGTTCACCGTGTCGGCGCAGTTCCTGACCCGAAGCATAGAAAGCTGGTTCGACGTCCGCGTCGAGGCGGCGCTGGACCGCGGCCTGGTGCTTGGCCGCAGCGCGCTGAACTATGTGCTCGACGATGTCGGCCGCAAGGGCCGGATGGTGCTGGAGGAAGTGGAGCCGTTGCCGGACGGTCAGCTGCCGGTGCAGCTGGAGCGGATGCGCGAGCAGCTGGGGCTGAAGGAAATCGCGGTCTTCAGCCGCGCCGACGGCCGGCTGGTGGCTTTCGCCGCCTCCGGCTCCCGGCCGCCGCCGGCGGCGCCGACGCGCGAGGCCCTGCGCGGCGTCAAGCTGCGCGCGCCGCAGCAAAGCATAGAAAACGACGGCAATAACGGCCTGGCCCTGCGGGTGCTGCTGGCCTATCGGGCGCCGGACGAATCGTCGCGGGTGCTGCAACTGTTGCAGGCGGCGCCCGGCGACATCAGCCGCGACGCCGAGCAGATAGAGAGCGCCCGTTCCGAATACCGCCAGCTGTTGCTGTCGCGCCAGGGTCTGCGCACTTTCTACATGCTGACGCTGGCGCTGGCGGTGCTGCTGGCGCTGACCGCCGCGCTGGCCTTCGCGCTGTTCCTGTCCGAGCGCCTGTCGGCGCCGCTGTCCGAACTGGCGGCCGGCACGCGGGCGGTGGCGCAGGGCGACTTCTCCAAGCGCCATCCGGTCTACCGCCGCGACGAGCTGGGCATGCTGACCACCTTGTTCAACCGCATGACCCAGCAGCTGGACGAGGCGCGCCAGGTGGCGGACAAGAGCCGCAGCGAGCTGGAAGGCGGCAAGCTGTACCTGGAGAGCATACTGGCCAACCTGTCGGCCGGCGTCATCGCCTTCGGCCGGGACTGGCAGATACGCGCCGCCAACAGCAGCGCCTCGCGCATACTCGGGGTAGACTTCAGCCAACTGGCCGAGCGCGGCTTCCCGGACTGGGGCGGCGCGATCCCGGCGGTGGCGCCGCTGGTGGAAACGGTGATGGAGCATGCCGACAGCGACGTCGAAAGCGATTGGCAGACCCAGCTGAACTACGAGACCAGCCAGGGCGAGCGCACGCTCTTGGTGCGCGGCGCGCGGTTGCCGGAACACTCCAGCGACGGCTATGTGCTGGTGTTCGACGACATCACCGAGCTGGGGCGCGCCCAGCGCGACGCGGCCTGGGGCGAGGTGGCCAAGCGGCTGGCGCACGAGATCCGCAACCCGCTGACGCCGATCCAGCTGTCGGCCGAACGGCTGGCGATGAAGCTGGCGGACAAGCTGGAAGGCGCGGACGCCGACATGCTGAAACGCTCGACCGACACCATCATCAAGCAGGTCGGCGCCTTGAAAAGCATGGTGGACGCGTTCCGCGACTATGCCCGCGCGCCGAGGATCAAACTGGTCAAGCTTGATCTCAATCAGGTGGTTCGCGAGGTGATGGCCCTTTACGAATCCAATCCTGCTGTTAAGATTGCGCTGGAAGAGGTGCCGTTGACTGTCATGGGCGATGCCGCCCTGTTGCGCCAGGTGCTGCATAATCTGATGCAGAACGCTCAGGATGCAGTCCTTGACGTTGGCATCCCGATGATTCAAATTAGCAGCCGACAAGAAGAAGGAAACGCGCTCGTCTGCGTCGAGGACAATGGCGCGGGCTTCAGCCCCGACATCCTCAGGCGCGCGTTCGAGCCTTATGTGACCAGCAAAGCCAAGGGAACCGGTCTGGGACTGGCCGTGGTCAAGAAGATTATGGAAGAACACCATGGTCAGGTCATCGTGGGTAATGCCGAACGACGAGGCGCGCGTATCCTTCTCTCCCTGCCATTGCTGGAGGCCTAA